One stretch of Segatella copri DNA includes these proteins:
- a CDS encoding glutathione peroxidase produces MRTVYEFSVKDRKGKDVSLKEYANEVLLIVNTATKCGFTPQYEELEKLYETYHSQGFEILDFPCNQFGQQAPGTDESIHQFCKLTYGTEFQRYKKIKVNGDDAAPLFKFLKECKGFAGWDESHPLYPVLDKMLSEADPNYKESADIKWNFTKFLVNKKGQVVARFEPTTSFDVIAKAIEEWLNF; encoded by the coding sequence ATGAGAACTGTTTACGAATTTTCTGTTAAAGACAGAAAGGGAAAGGATGTTTCCCTCAAGGAGTATGCCAACGAAGTGCTGCTCATCGTTAACACCGCCACAAAGTGTGGTTTCACACCTCAGTATGAGGAACTGGAGAAACTTTATGAGACCTATCATTCTCAAGGTTTCGAAATACTTGATTTTCCTTGCAACCAGTTTGGTCAGCAAGCCCCTGGTACAGATGAAAGCATTCATCAGTTCTGCAAGCTTACATACGGCACAGAGTTCCAGCGCTACAAGAAGATCAAGGTAAACGGAGACGATGCTGCCCCTCTCTTCAAATTTCTGAAAGAATGTAAGGGCTTTGCTGGTTGGGACGAGAGCCACCCTCTCTACCCTGTTCTCGACAAGATGTTGAGCGAGGCTGATCCTAACTACAAGGAGAGTGCCGATATCAAGTGGAACTTCACCAAGTTCCTCGTTAACAAGAAGGGTCAGGTTGTAGCCCGCTTCGAGCCTACCACAAGCTTCGATGTCATCGCTAAGGCTATCGAAGAGTGGTTGAACTTCTAA
- a CDS encoding hybrid sensor histidine kinase/response regulator transcription factor — protein MMKRKLYITLLGLLSTIMTAAVPYCDVRKFSITDGLAANTISDLKQGKDNLMWFSTWNGLSFYDGYSFHTFRDNPDDIDVLSTNRILKIEPSYNNSVWCITYDHQLYIYDTHFCQFFAVGQKFSELFNIDLRVSQVYPLKNGATWFTSEDGKYIIRSTGRTFDERNIELIKEGEKGLRSGNVWDIHRDIHGREWVLTDKGAYIYNSKFPSQLPFKWLRGVGEDEFLATEDGKLAKYDLQNRLTMIPMPEGVTRINQLKNTGYQLLIATNLGVIIYNPRTFKFDVINVQSPSQPLAEVKKIYTDDFGMVWAFTDGMGVTLVNPKTGQKQWLFADQDDPMDRTTCESNFITQDEHKTLWVVPRGGTFSYFDRKAGKLVPYLLKSNSSGNYRIPKITKYVLSDQGILWLTGSHDLTQVVFKYHPYIINKLDVGEDEVFSVNASPDGHIWAGYHNGVIQVLNATYQRIGYLSPSGQIVPQQVNFAETGIFAIHFDIKGRTWIGTNGNGVYLIDKMQVRHFTYDANNPASLPFDKVFDIVADRTGRIWIGTYGGGIALVNEAADGSISFISKRNGLPWEKQHYDCVRRICCTTSGTILVGTTDGLITFSDAFTNARKINYYKTYYIPNDTTSLAANDVNSIMEHTSGKMYISQQGGMMEEIVSKSLLQDNLKMKYFHAIDVNEGIVQGMVEDNQGRIWVIRESSIDCVNPKTGQCNVFGPNDFDFNMSFSQSRPYHDPASNNISVGSPMGLITFNPATLKKSNYQPKVIFSSLHYSGEKESEPILHKEKVVIPANKRNLTITFASLDYQRKYQTRYLYRIDGYTAPGEWISNGSSNVIGFNRINHGDYVLKVRATNSHGVWSKYVAELPIEVRPTFWESIWGKFLMLLLLFGIVGAIFYTYNQRQRENITHEMSVLKNELYNDAANRLRTPLTLIGAPVRTILDTEPGITRKGKELLRMIADNANEMLVMLDKVQRYGNKADFHTNSGLTEEDYDLAEREKANGQIDDHNASDYLEGTNKQKEEKDAEAERLEEMGKEQETAQEEAEQKDQTILVVEDNADLRKFLYSILSPTYNVLLAENGKAGLVMVRKEIPDFILTDVTMPVMDGLSMIHEIKQDTTLNNIPVMILSAKASVEDQQRGFDEGIVAYITKPFSTPYLLGRIEAILTQRRNIQMDVIRKLKETGDKDAIAALRILPTAAPLPALNQAETSAENKAVDPSSELAFMAAQIQDRTMMRVFWFVVENAGNPGLKIDDISNEIGMSRSVLYNKVKATTGMTPVDFVRHIRIKKACEMLRNTDNTLTSISFAVGFTDPKYFSKVFKKETGIVPTEYRNRTQG, from the coding sequence ATGATGAAAAGAAAATTATATATCACCTTATTAGGACTGCTCTCTACTATCATGACAGCAGCAGTACCCTACTGCGATGTGAGAAAATTCTCTATCACAGACGGACTCGCAGCCAATACCATCTCAGACCTGAAACAAGGTAAAGACAACCTCATGTGGTTCAGTACATGGAACGGACTGTCGTTCTATGACGGCTACAGCTTCCATACATTCAGAGATAACCCCGATGATATTGATGTCCTGTCAACCAATCGTATACTGAAAATAGAACCATCCTATAACAACAGCGTATGGTGTATCACATACGACCACCAGCTCTACATATACGATACCCACTTCTGCCAGTTCTTTGCTGTAGGACAGAAATTCAGCGAACTGTTCAACATCGACCTGCGCGTGAGCCAGGTATACCCATTGAAAAACGGAGCTACATGGTTTACTTCAGAAGATGGAAAATACATCATCCGATCAACAGGCAGAACCTTTGATGAACGGAATATAGAACTCATAAAAGAAGGAGAAAAGGGACTCAGAAGCGGAAATGTATGGGACATCCATCGAGATATACACGGAAGAGAATGGGTGCTTACCGACAAAGGCGCATACATATACAACTCGAAATTCCCAAGCCAGCTGCCTTTCAAATGGCTCAGAGGGGTGGGAGAAGATGAGTTCCTGGCAACTGAAGATGGTAAACTGGCAAAATATGACCTGCAGAACCGACTCACCATGATACCAATGCCAGAAGGCGTAACCCGTATCAACCAACTGAAAAATACAGGTTACCAGCTCCTGATAGCAACCAATCTGGGTGTGATCATCTATAACCCGCGCACCTTCAAGTTTGATGTCATCAACGTACAGAGCCCGAGTCAGCCTCTGGCAGAGGTAAAGAAGATTTATACCGATGATTTCGGCATGGTATGGGCATTCACTGACGGCATGGGAGTAACCCTCGTCAATCCGAAGACCGGACAGAAACAGTGGCTCTTTGCCGACCAGGACGACCCGATGGACCGCACAACCTGCGAAAGCAATTTCATCACACAAGATGAACACAAGACCCTCTGGGTAGTGCCAAGAGGAGGAACCTTCAGTTATTTTGACCGCAAGGCAGGAAAACTGGTGCCTTATCTGCTGAAAAGCAATTCATCGGGCAACTACCGCATACCGAAGATTACGAAATATGTACTCTCAGACCAGGGAATCCTCTGGCTGACAGGCTCTCACGACCTGACACAGGTAGTCTTCAAATATCACCCTTACATTATCAACAAGCTGGATGTGGGCGAAGACGAAGTGTTCTCGGTGAATGCATCGCCAGACGGACATATCTGGGCAGGCTATCACAATGGAGTAATCCAGGTACTCAACGCCACCTACCAGCGTATCGGATACCTTTCGCCAAGCGGACAGATTGTGCCACAGCAGGTAAACTTCGCCGAAACGGGCATCTTCGCCATCCACTTCGATATCAAGGGAAGAACATGGATAGGAACCAACGGAAACGGTGTATATCTGATAGACAAAATGCAGGTAAGACACTTTACCTACGATGCAAACAACCCCGCTTCACTGCCATTCGACAAGGTATTCGACATCGTAGCCGACCGCACCGGACGCATCTGGATAGGTACCTATGGTGGCGGTATTGCCCTGGTAAATGAGGCGGCAGACGGCAGTATCAGCTTCATCAGTAAACGAAACGGACTGCCTTGGGAGAAGCAGCATTACGACTGCGTACGCCGCATCTGCTGCACCACTTCGGGAACCATTCTCGTAGGTACTACAGATGGTCTCATCACCTTCAGTGATGCCTTTACAAACGCAAGGAAGATTAATTATTACAAGACCTATTACATACCGAACGATACAACAAGTCTGGCTGCAAACGATGTAAACAGCATCATGGAGCATACCAGCGGCAAGATGTATATCTCGCAACAGGGCGGTATGATGGAAGAGATTGTGAGCAAATCGCTCCTGCAAGACAACCTGAAGATGAAATACTTCCATGCCATCGATGTTAACGAAGGCATCGTACAGGGCATGGTAGAAGACAACCAGGGAAGAATCTGGGTAATCAGAGAATCGAGTATCGACTGCGTAAACCCGAAAACGGGCCAGTGCAACGTGTTCGGACCTAACGACTTCGACTTCAACATGTCGTTCTCGCAAAGCCGCCCTTACCACGATCCGGCAAGCAACAACATATCGGTAGGTAGCCCTATGGGACTGATTACCTTCAATCCGGCTACGCTGAAGAAGAGCAACTACCAGCCTAAAGTCATCTTCAGTTCCCTCCATTATAGCGGAGAGAAGGAGTCGGAACCTATCCTGCACAAGGAAAAAGTGGTGATTCCAGCCAACAAACGAAATCTGACCATCACCTTCGCATCACTCGACTATCAGCGCAAGTATCAGACCAGATACCTCTATCGCATAGATGGTTATACAGCTCCAGGCGAGTGGATATCGAACGGAAGCAGCAATGTCATCGGCTTCAACCGTATCAATCATGGCGATTACGTACTCAAGGTGAGAGCCACCAACTCGCATGGTGTATGGAGCAAGTATGTGGCAGAACTGCCTATCGAAGTGCGCCCTACCTTCTGGGAAAGCATCTGGGGCAAGTTTCTCATGCTGCTCCTGCTCTTCGGTATCGTAGGCGCAATCTTCTATACCTACAACCAGCGCCAACGCGAGAACATAACCCACGAGATGAGCGTGCTGAAGAACGAACTCTACAACGATGCTGCCAACCGTCTGAGAACCCCACTAACGCTCATCGGAGCCCCGGTAAGAACCATTCTGGATACCGAGCCGGGTATCACCCGAAAGGGCAAGGAACTGCTGAGAATGATAGCAGACAATGCTAACGAGATGCTGGTAATGCTGGACAAGGTTCAGAGATACGGCAACAAGGCAGACTTCCATACGAACAGCGGTCTGACCGAGGAAGATTACGACCTGGCAGAAAGAGAAAAAGCGAATGGCCAGATTGACGACCACAATGCATCTGACTATCTGGAAGGAACCAACAAACAGAAAGAAGAAAAGGATGCAGAGGCTGAACGCCTGGAAGAAATGGGCAAGGAACAGGAAACTGCACAGGAAGAAGCGGAACAAAAAGACCAGACGATACTGGTAGTAGAAGACAATGCCGACCTGCGCAAGTTCCTCTACAGCATCCTCTCGCCTACCTATAACGTGCTGCTCGCAGAGAACGGAAAGGCTGGTTTAGTGATGGTCCGCAAGGAGATACCAGACTTTATCCTCACGGACGTTACCATGCCTGTGATGGATGGTTTGTCGATGATTCACGAGATCAAGCAGGATACCACCCTCAACAACATCCCAGTGATGATTCTCTCGGCCAAGGCAAGCGTAGAAGACCAGCAGCGAGGCTTTGATGAAGGTATTGTTGCCTATATCACCAAGCCATTCTCTACCCCTTATCTGCTCGGCAGAATAGAGGCTATCCTCACCCAGCGCCGCAACATTCAGATGGATGTCATCAGAAAACTGAAGGAAACTGGCGATAAAGATGCCATAGCAGCCCTACGAATACTGCCTACAGCAGCTCCTCTGCCTGCTCTTAACCAGGCTGAAACTAGTGCCGAGAACAAAGCGGTTGACCCAAGCAGCGAACTGGCATTTATGGCGGCACAGATTCAAGACAGAACCATGATGCGTGTCTTCTGGTTTGTTGTTGAAAATGCAGGCAACCCGGGACTCAAGATTGATGACATCTCGAACGAAATCGGTATGAGCCGAAGCGTACTATATAATAAGGTGAAAGCAACAACTGGAATGACACCGGTAGACTTCGTTCGCCATATACGTATCAAGAAGGCATGCGAGATGTTGCGCAATACAGACAATACTCTGACCAGTATCTCCTTCGCAGTAGGTTTCACCGACCCTAAGTATTTCTCGAAGGTATTCAAGAAAGAAACGGGTATCGTGCCTACTGAATACCGAAACAGAACGCAGGGATAG
- a CDS encoding type B 50S ribosomal protein L31, whose product MKKGIHPENYRPVVFKDMSNGDMFLSQSTCKTNDTVEFEGETYPVVKIEISSTSHPFYTGKSKLVDTAGRVDRFMNRYGKLKK is encoded by the coding sequence ATGAAAAAAGGTATTCATCCAGAGAATTATCGTCCTGTAGTATTCAAGGATATGTCTAACGGCGATATGTTCCTCTCTCAGTCTACATGCAAGACTAACGACACTGTTGAGTTCGAAGGCGAGACTTATCCAGTTGTTAAGATTGAAATCTCTAGCACATCTCACCCATTCTACACAGGTAAGAGCAAGCTCGTTGATACAGCGGGTCGCGTAGACCGCTTCATGAACCGTTACGGCAAATTGAAGAAGTAA
- a CDS encoding DNA/RNA non-specific endonuclease: MKHTKFFIFALVAAMTFSACGTDDTLQFYFPENGGNTGGGNTGGGSTGGNTGGESTDKNNTNKNVATANMPQVVRNAIGGLEFPKLKNNGSSYAIVHMDNTTGMLNYSTEWDDNMKSQRWSCYTFHTGNTASNVDRWKPGQGERKYPWDTDLKEQWGITDFTEDPTPTAQGFDHGHICPSADRKLNLTQQKQTFFMTNMQPQYANFNQRGTWYKMEEDLRTKAPKIDSDTLFIVKGGTIDPVGSESNLLGWKKNGASSETQKPGYIPIPKYFFVAVLKKELNKSTNQYTYSAFGYWFPHENKAFEKGDQLGNYVVNIKTLEDKTGIDFFCNLPDEIEKEVENVDAEALKKLWGFK, from the coding sequence ATGAAGCATACTAAGTTTTTTATCTTCGCGCTCGTTGCTGCGATGACGTTCTCTGCCTGCGGCACTGACGATACCCTGCAGTTCTATTTTCCTGAAAATGGCGGTAATACGGGTGGCGGTAATACGGGTGGTGGAAGCACGGGTGGCAATACCGGTGGTGAATCAACCGACAAGAACAATACAAACAAGAATGTGGCTACTGCCAACATGCCACAAGTGGTAAGAAACGCTATCGGCGGTCTGGAGTTTCCAAAGCTCAAGAACAATGGCAGCAGCTATGCCATCGTTCACATGGATAATACAACAGGTATGTTGAACTATTCTACAGAATGGGATGACAACATGAAGAGCCAGAGATGGAGCTGCTATACTTTCCATACAGGAAACACAGCATCGAACGTTGACAGATGGAAACCTGGTCAGGGCGAGCGCAAGTATCCATGGGATACGGATCTGAAAGAACAATGGGGAATTACAGATTTTACAGAAGACCCTACTCCTACAGCTCAAGGCTTTGACCATGGTCATATCTGCCCTTCTGCTGACCGCAAACTCAATCTGACACAGCAGAAACAGACATTCTTCATGACCAACATGCAGCCTCAATATGCCAATTTCAACCAGCGTGGAACATGGTATAAAATGGAGGAAGATCTTCGTACCAAAGCTCCAAAGATTGATTCTGACACCCTGTTTATCGTAAAGGGTGGAACTATCGACCCGGTAGGCAGCGAGAGTAATCTCCTGGGCTGGAAGAAGAATGGTGCTTCTAGCGAAACCCAGAAGCCAGGCTATATCCCAATACCAAAGTATTTCTTTGTAGCTGTACTGAAAAAGGAGCTAAACAAGAGCACCAACCAGTATACATACAGCGCTTTCGGCTACTGGTTCCCTCACGAGAACAAGGCATTTGAAAAAGGCGACCAGCTCGGCAACTATGTCGTAAACATCAAGACGCTGGAAGACAAAACCGGTATCGACTTCTTCTGTAATCTCCCTGATGAAATAGAGAAGGAAGTGGAAAACGTAGATGCAGAAGCTCTCAAGAAACTTTGGGGCTTTAAATAA
- a CDS encoding carbohydrate binding domain-containing protein — protein sequence MKKYIFSVLMAAMAAFTFSSCEDVPEPYTQPTKPDAGGTTEGEPKGTGTAADPFNSIAAINYCKTLEAGVESDKEVYIKGKVVSIKEQFSTNFGNGSFYIADDESSEKFYIFRSLYLGNKKWTASDPELKEGDEVVVCAKVMNYMGNTPETVANKTYLVSLNGKTADGSGSGDITGTAKGDGSAANPFNSVAAQKYTAALASGVVSDKEFYIKGKVQSIKEQFSAGYGNGSFYIADDANSTQFYIFRIYYFGGEKWKEGDMTLKEGDEIVVCAKLINYMGNTPETNQGGKLISVNGKTSGEGGGTVTPKPDPNPGEVTTGENGGFENWTDSKPTNWNTNSAGNASLTKSEDAHSGKYSVQVAGTSNANKRLGYKEMSLKAGKYTIKFYAKAATATGASVCPGYVAVNDGTVDSQNYNYTKQYVKVSNTEWTLVEQEITIEKDGTYSIVIMNAKKPGAAVLIDDFTFSLGSTAIIK from the coding sequence ATGAAAAAGTATATATTTTCAGTTTTGATGGCGGCTATGGCTGCCTTCACATTCAGCAGCTGCGAGGATGTACCAGAGCCTTACACACAGCCTACCAAGCCTGATGCCGGTGGCACCACAGAGGGCGAGCCAAAGGGTACAGGTACTGCTGCCGACCCATTCAACAGCATTGCAGCTATCAACTATTGCAAGACCCTGGAGGCAGGCGTGGAGTCTGACAAAGAGGTCTATATCAAGGGCAAGGTAGTGAGCATCAAGGAGCAGTTCTCTACCAACTTCGGCAACGGTTCGTTCTACATCGCCGATGACGAGAGCAGCGAGAAGTTCTACATCTTCCGCTCACTCTATCTGGGCAACAAGAAATGGACCGCCAGCGACCCTGAACTCAAGGAAGGCGACGAGGTGGTAGTTTGCGCCAAGGTGATGAACTACATGGGCAACACCCCAGAGACCGTAGCCAACAAAACCTATCTGGTTTCCCTGAACGGCAAGACAGCCGATGGCTCAGGCAGTGGCGACATCACAGGCACGGCAAAGGGCGATGGTTCTGCAGCCAACCCATTCAACAGCGTGGCAGCGCAGAAGTACACCGCAGCCCTGGCATCGGGCGTGGTTTCAGACAAGGAGTTCTACATCAAGGGTAAGGTACAGAGCATCAAGGAGCAGTTCTCTGCAGGCTACGGCAACGGTTCATTCTATATTGCCGATGATGCCAACAGCACCCAGTTCTACATCTTCCGCATCTACTACTTCGGTGGCGAGAAGTGGAAGGAGGGCGATATGACCCTGAAGGAAGGCGATGAGATCGTGGTTTGCGCTAAGCTCATCAACTACATGGGCAACACCCCAGAGACCAACCAGGGCGGTAAGCTCATCTCTGTAAATGGCAAGACCAGCGGCGAGGGCGGCGGCACCGTAACTCCGAAACCAGATCCAAACCCAGGCGAGGTAACAACAGGTGAGAATGGCGGCTTCGAGAACTGGACAGACAGCAAGCCAACCAACTGGAACACCAACTCTGCCGGCAACGCAAGCCTCACCAAGAGCGAGGATGCCCACAGCGGCAAGTACTCAGTGCAGGTAGCTGGAACTAGCAACGCCAACAAGCGTCTCGGTTACAAGGAGATGAGTCTGAAGGCAGGTAAATATACTATCAAGTTCTACGCCAAGGCAGCCACAGCCACAGGTGCATCCGTATGCCCAGGTTATGTAGCCGTTAATGATGGCACCGTAGATTCACAGAACTACAATTATACCAAGCAGTATGTGAAGGTATCCAACACTGAGTGGACTTTGGTAGAGCAGGAAATAACCATAGAGAAAGATGGCACCTACAGCATCGTTATCATGAATGCCAAGAAGCCAGGTGCAGCCGTTCTCATCGACGACTTCACATTCTCACTGGGCAGCACAGCGATTATCAAGTAA